The genomic DNA CtctttggaaattcttttttatctatataaatgacagaaatttagtGTGATCCATGTGGCTAGCACATGTCACATATCGTCTGCTGGCACTGATGCCTCACCTCTTCCttaattttctgcttctttttttcaattaaagCCCTTTGTCCACTCTTCAGCCTCTGAATCTTCTCAGCAATTCTTTCCTCTAGTTTTAGTGGATTTCCCAGGGGAAGAGCTCGAGCAACCCAGCAGAATGTGTCTAAGAGCGCTCTGACTCTTCCAGGGAACGATTCCTCATTCCCAAATCTGTTGCTAGAGATAAGCAAGAGATTATACATTCCTGAGACCTGGGCGCTACTTGAGTATCTAGGGGAAAATTAAGAATACTaaggggagaaggagaaaagggcaAGAGCAGCACATTTTATTTGCATCAGGCAAGAGTGGGATGTTACAGAGAAAACGTTGCCCTTTGACTGCGTGGAGGAAGATggaaaatcaatatgaaaatggcACTAGAGAGGCACGGGATTttcatggtgttttttttttacttcagttGCTATTATT from Papio anubis isolate 15944 chromosome 9, Panubis1.0, whole genome shotgun sequence includes the following:
- the LOC110740652 gene encoding LOW QUALITY PROTEIN: putative uncharacterized protein encoded by LINC01559 (The sequence of the model RefSeq protein was modified relative to this genomic sequence to represent the inferred CDS: substituted 1 base at 1 genomic stop codon), with amino-acid sequence MERFPNSKARRLGSCSHPAIYPLCGPDEDTSCSTIYLPLKXRADPDQLFSDLLRGTQRLWSNRFGNEESFPGRVRALLDTFCWVARALPLGNPLKLEERIAEKIQRLKSGQRALIEKKKQKIKEEVRHQCQQTICDMC